One stretch of Schizosaccharomyces pombe strain 972h- genome assembly, chromosome: III DNA includes these proteins:
- the mmt1 gene encoding mitochondrial iron ion transporter encodes MLKTFNSSARSCRAMPRFLPTLCSRLHEKSGFEIRNAVRMHSVGSHTHTHDHGSDKEMLELVKALKKEGKSPELKLAWLGLYSNIGLAAAKGIGGVALQSSILVADAAHQLGDTLSDLVTLATLKICSKKPTQKYPAGFGKWETIGTFTVSGLLVAVSVGIAHSSLSRLYTILFPYAGSEHTHIGHSHNPSQLLFEHPFMALGLIFGSVVLKEWLFRKTRTVAQKTDSNILLANAWHHRADALTGMVSLLALSGTYFLNAPWLDPFFGCLVSIVVFSAGFNSSKKAFLQLLDRAPSEELRIAVTDALLKGEKLPYKIVTILGNAHAMHVIISVPPSFTSQQSSELAQKVEKTVLDAIPALSSCIVTPLSSDSNQVHRWQHLNGSSGEHSHPSHEHTH; translated from the exons ATGCTGAAAACGTTCAATTCGTCAGCGCGCTCATGTCGAGCGATGCCGCGTTTTCTACCGACATTGTGCAGCAGATTGCACGAGAAATCTGGCTTTGAAATTCGGAATGCTGTAAGAATGCATAGTGTTGGCTCTCACACTCATACCCATGACCATGGATCGGACAAAGAAATGTTAGAGCTTGTTaaagctttgaaaaaagaagggaAATCTCCAGAGCTGAAACTTGCGTGGTTAGGATT ATACAGCAATATAGGCTTAGCAGCCGCCAAAGGTATCGGCGGAGTTGCTCTACAATCTAGCATTCTTGTCGCCGATGCTGCTCATCAATTAGGAGATACACTTTCGGACTTGGTAACATTGGCTACCTTGAAAATATGTAGCAAGAAGCCCACACAAAAGTACCCTGCCGGTTTTGGCAAATGGGAAACCATAGGTACATTCACCGTATCTGGTTTATTGGTGGCTGTATCTGTAGGCATTGCTCATTCATCGTTATCGAGATTGTATACTATACTATTCCCATACGCTGGTTCAGAACACACGCACATTGGTCATTCTCATAATCCTTCTCAACTATTGTTTGAACACCCCTTTATGGCACTTGGCCTTATATTTGGTAGTGTTGTTCTTAAAGAATGGCTCTTCCGAAAAA CGAGAACGGTGGCTCAAAAAACAGATTCAAATATCTTACTAGCCAATGCCTGGCATCATAGAGCAGATGCATTGACGGGAATGGTTTCACTGCTTGCTTTATCCGGCACTTACTTTCTTAATGCTCCATGGCTAGATCCGTTTTTTGGTTGTTTAGTAAGTATTGTCGTTTTTAGTGCCGGCTTCAACTCTTCTAAAAAGGCCTTCTTGCAGCTTTTGGACCGAGCACCTTCCGAAGAGTTACGTATCGCAGTAACTGATGCTTTATTGAAGGGAGAAAAGCTTCCATATAAAATCGTTACTATATTAGGAAATGCACATGCCATGCATGTGATAATATCTGTTCCTCCATCCTTCACATCTCAACAGTCGTCCGAATTGGCACAAAAGGTAGAAAAGACTGTTTTGGATGCTATCCCTGCCCTTTCCAGTTGTATCGTGACACCACTTTCCTCTGACTCTAATCAGGTTCATAGATGGCAACACTTAAATGGGTCTTCTGGTGAACATTCGCATCCATCTCATGAGCACACTCATTAG
- the rpb6 gene encoding DNA-directed RNA polymerase subunit Rpb6, which translates to MSDYEEDEAFGMDGAVMEEEVDELEMIDENGQSQQGVSHPGEPSTTVITEDVASSKTAQSGKAVAKEDRTTTPYMTKYERARILGTRALQISMNAPVLVDLEGETDPLQIAMKELAQKKIPLLVRRYLPDGSYEDWSVAELI; encoded by the exons ATGTCTGACTATGAAGAGGATGAGGCCTTTGGAATGGACGGTGCTGTTATGGAGGAGGAAGTCGATGAACTGGAGATGATCGATGAAAATGGGCAATCACAGCAAGGCGTCTCTCATCCTGGTGAACCTTCGACTACCGTTATTACTGAAGATGTTGCTAGCTCAAAAACAGCTCAATCTGGTAAAGCGGTAGCAAAGGAAGACCGAACCACTACTCCTTATATGACAAAGTATGAACGCGCTCGTATTTTGGGAACTCGAGCACTTCAAATTAG TATGAACGCACCTGTTTTAGTTGATTTGGAAGGTGAAACTGATCCTTTGCAAATTGCCATGAAGGAGCTTgcacaaaaaaagattccTCTACTAGTCCGGCGATATTTACCCGATGGCAGTTATGAAGACTGGAGTGTAGCGGAGctcatttaa
- the Tf2-12 gene encoding retrotransposable element/transposon Tf2-type: protein MSYANYRYMKARAKRWRPENLDGIQTSDEHLINLFAKILSKHVPEIGKFDPNKDVESYISKLDQHFTEYPSLFPNEHTKRQYTLNHLEELEQQFAERMFSENGSLTWQELLRQTGKVQGSNKGDRLTKTFEGFRNQLDKVQFIRKLMSKANVDDFHTRLFILWMLPYSLRKLKERNYWKSEISEIYDFLEDKRTASYGKTHKRFQPQNKNLGKESLSKKNNTTNSRNLRKTNVSRIEYSSNKFLNHTRKRYEMVLQAELPDFKCSIPCLIDTGAQANIITEETVRAHKLPTRPWSKSVIYGGVYPNKINRKTIKLNISLNGISIKTEFLVVKKFSHPAAISFTTLYDNNIEISSSKHTLSQMNKVSNIVKEPELPDIYKEFKDITAETNTEKLPKPIKGLEFEVELTQENYRLPIRNYPLPPGKMQAMNDEINQGLKSGIIRESKAINACPVMFVPKKEGTLRMVVDYKPLNKYVKPNIYPLPLIEQLLAKIQGSTIFTKLDLKSAYHLIRVRKGDEHKLAFRCPRGVFEYLVMPYGISTAPAHFQYFINTILGEAKESHVVCYMDDILIHSKSESEHVKHVKDVLQKLKNANLIINQAKCEFHQSQVKFIGYHISEKGFTPCQENIDKVLQWKQPKNRKELRQFLGSVNYLRKFIPKTSQLTHPLNNLLKKDVRWKWTPTQTQAIENIKQCLVSPPVLRHFDFSKKILLETDASDVAVGAVLSQKHDDDKYYPVGYYSAKMSKAQLNYSVSDKEMLAIIKSLKHWRHYLESTIEPFKILTDHRNLIGRITNESEPENKRLARWQLFLQDFNFEINYRPGSANHIADALSRIVDETEPIPKDSEDNSINFVNQISITDDFKNQVVTEYTNDTKLLNLLNNEDKRVEENIQLKDGLLINSKDQILLPNDTQLTRTIIKKYHEEGKLIHPGIELLTNIILRRFTWKGIRKQIQEYVQNCHTCQINKSRNHKPYGPLQPIPPSERPWESLSMDFITALPESSGYNALFVVVDRFSKMAILVPCTKSITAEQTARMFDQRVIAYFGNPKEIIADNDHIFTSQTWKDFAHKYNFVMKFSLPYRPQTDGQTERTNQTVEKLLRCVCSTHPNTWVDHISLVQQSYNNAIHSATQMTPFEIVHRYSPALSPLELPSFSDKTDENSQETIQVFQTVKEHLNTNNIKMKKYFDMKIQEIEEFQPGDLVMVKRTKTGFLHKSNKLAPSFAGPFYVLQKSGPNNYELDLPDSIKHMFSSTFHVSHLEKYRHNSELNYATIDESDIGTILHILEHKNREQVLYLNVKYISNLNPSTIMSGWTTLATALQADKAIVNDYIKNNNLNI, encoded by the coding sequence ATGTCCTACGCAAATTATCGTTATATGAAAGCAAGAGCAAAACGATGGAGACCAGAGAATTTGGATGGAATTCAAACATCAGACgaacatttaataaacctttttgcaaaaatattatcgaAGCATGTACCAGAGATAGGGAAATTCGATCCAAATAAGGATGTTGAAAGttacatttcaaaacttgatcAACACTTTACTGAATACCCTTCATTATTCCCAAATGAGCATACTAAAAGACAGTATACATTGAATCACCTAGAAGAATTAGAGCAACAATTCGCTGAACGCATGTTTTCTGAGAATGGAAGTCTTACATGGCAAGAATTACTCAGACAAACAGGGAAAGTACAAGGATCCAACAAAGGTGATCGTTTAactaaaacatttgaaggTTTTAGAAATCAATTGGACAAAGTTCAATTTATAAGGAAACTCATgtcaaaagcaaatgttGATGATTTCCATACTCGCTTGTTTATATTATGGATGCTGCCATATTCCTTAAGGaaattaaaggaaagaaattactGGAAATCAGAAATCAGTGAAATTTATGACTTTTTAGAGGACAAAAGAACAGCCTCGTATGGTAAAACTCACAAGCGTTTTCAACcgcaaaataaaaatctagGAAAAGAGTCcctttcaaagaaaaataacacCACTAATAGCAGAAACCTGAGGAAGACAAATGTTTCGAGAATAGAATACTCATCTAACAAATTCCTAAATCATACTAGGAAACGTTACGAAATGGTATTACAAGCTGAACTTCCAGACTTCAAGTGCTCAATACCCTGTCTAATCGATACGGGCGCTCaagcaaatattataaCAGAAGAAACTGTTCGAGCACATAAACTGCCTACCAGACCCTGGTCAAAAAGTGTGATATATGGTGGAGTTTATCCAAATAAGATTAATcgcaaaacaataaaacttAACATAAGTCTAAATGGAATATCAATCAAAACAGAATTCTTGgttgtaaagaaattttcgCATCCAGCTGCTATCTCCTTCACAACATTATATGACAATAACATTGAAATATCTAGCAGTAAACACACGCTCTCTCAAATGAAcaaagtttcaaatattGTCAAGGAACCTGAGTTACCAGATATCTATAAAGAATTCAAAGACATTACTGCAGAAACCAATACGGAAAAGCTACCAAAGCCAATAAAAGGGTTAGaatttgaagttgaacTAACTCAAGAAAACTACAGATTACCTATCAGAAATTACCCGCTACCACCGGGAAAAATGCAAGCTATgaatgatgaaattaatcaaGGATTAAAAAGTGGAATTATACGAGAATCTAAAGCCATTAACGCCTGTCCAGTAATGTTCGTTCCGAAAAAGGAAGGCACCTTGAGAATGGTGGTTGACTACAAACCTTTAAATAAGTATGTCAAACCCAATATATATCCGTTACCACTTATTGAACAATTACTTGCTAAAATACAAGGTTCtacaatttttactaaacttGACCTCAAAAGTGCCTATCACTTGATACGAGTAAGAAAAGGAGATGAACATAAACTTGCTTTTCGCTGTCCTCGtggagtttttgaatatctaGTAATGCCTTATGGCATATCTACAGCTCCAGcacattttcaatactttaTCAATACAATACTTGGTGAAGCCAAAGAATCACATGTAGTATGTTATATGgatgatattttaattcattcaaaatcggAATCTGAACATGTAAAACATGTTAAAGACGTTCTacagaaattgaaaaatgcGAACTTAATTATCAATCAAGCAAAATGTGAATTTCACCAATCAcaagtaaaatttatagGGTATCACATTTCGGAAAAAGGATTTACGCCTTGTCAAGAAAATATAGACAAAGTCTTACAATGGAAGCAACCTAAGAATCGTAAAGAATTACGACAATTTCTAGGTTCTGTCAATTATCTTAGGAAATTCATTCCAAAGACATCACAATTAACACATCCACTCaataatcttttgaaaaaggatgTACGCTGGAAATGGACACCAACACAAACCCAAGCGatagaaaacattaaacaATGTTTAGTTTCTCCTCCGGTGCTACGACACTTTGATTTCAGTAAAAAGATTCTACTGGAAACTGATGCTTCAGATGTCGCTGTAGGAGCCGTATTGTCTCAAAAAcatgatgatgataaatACTATCCTGTTGGATACTATTCAGCAAAGATGTCTAAAGcacaattaaattatagcGTATCGGACAAAGAAATGCTTGCAATCATTAAGTCTCTCAAACATTGGAGACACTATTTAGAATCCACTATCGaacctttcaaaattttaacagaCCATCGAAACTTAATTGGTCGCATTACTAACGAATCCGAGCCTGAAAACAAACGTTTAGCTCGTTggcaattatttttacaagacttcaactttgaaattaaCTACAGACCTGGATCAGCAAATCACATAGCTGATGCCTTATCCAGAATTGTTGACGAAACAGAACCAATTCCAAAAGATTCAGAAGACAATAGTATCAACTTTGTTAATCAAATCTCGATAACcgatgattttaaaaaccaaGTGGTTACAGAATATACGAATGAtacaaaattgttgaatttaCTAAACAATGAAGACAAACGAGTGGAAGAGAATATCCAACTCAAAGATGGCTTACTAATTAACAGTAAAGACCAAATCTTATTACCTAATGATACTCAGCTGACTAGgacaattattaaaaagtatcatGAAGAAGGTAAATTGATTCATCCAGGCATTGAACTTCTTACAAACATTATATTACGTAGATTTACGTGGAAAggaataagaaaacaaatacaagAATATGTACAGAACTGCCATACATgtcaaataaacaaatctagGAATCATAAACCTTATGGACCTTTACAACCAATTCCCCCATCAGAAAGACCTTGGGAATCTTTATCAATGGATTTTATTACAGCTTTACCAGAATCATCTGGTTATAATGCACTTTTCGTGGTAGTTGAccgattttcaaaaatggcaATCTTAGTACCTTGTACGAAATCCATTACAGCAGAGCAAACAGCTCGAATGTTTGATCAACGAGTTATTGCTTATTTCGGCAatccaaaagaaatcattgcAGATAATgatcatatttttacttccCAAACGTGGAAAGATTTCGcacataaatataatttcgTTATGAAATTTTCGTTACCATACAGACCACAAACTGATGGACAAACTGAGCGTACAAACCAAACTGTGGAGAAATTACTAAGATGTGTATGTAGCACACATCCAAATACATGGGTAGATCATATATCCCTAGTGCAACAATCTTACAACAATGCGATACATTCAGCAACTCAAATGACACCTTTTGAGATAGTACATCGCTATTCACCAGCTTTATCACCTTTAGAGTTACCTAGCTTTAGTGACAAAACTGACGAAAACTCTCAGGAAACGATCCAAGTATTTCAAACAGTTAAAGAACACTTGAATACAAACAAcataaagatgaaaaagtatttcgatatgaaaatacaagaaattgaagaatttcaaCCTGGAGACCTAGTTATGGTCAAAAGAACGAAAACAggttttcttcataaatcCAATAAATTAGCACCTAGTTTTGCAGGACCGTTCTATGTGTTACAGAAGTCGGGTCCAAACAACTATGAATTGGATCTTCCAGATTCAATCAAGCACATGTTTTCATCTACTTTTCATGTTTCTCACCTAGAAAAGTATCGACATAATTCAGAACTCAATTACGCTACCATTGATGAGTCTGATATTGGAACAATTCTTCATATCCTAGAACATAAAAACAGAGAACAAGTACTCTACTTAAATGTCAAGTACATTTCGAATCTAAATCCGAGTACTATTATGTCAGGATGGACTACATTAGCTACAGCGCTACAAGCGGACAAAGCAATTGTCAatgattatattaaaaacaataatctAAATATCTGA